One segment of Pirellulales bacterium DNA contains the following:
- the mtnA gene encoding S-methyl-5-thioribose-1-phosphate isomerase: MAPAAFTTLRWVDGLDGHLALIDQTLLPMQLTEIPCRDVATVWEAIKSLRVRGAPAIGIAAAYGVCLGLQTVAGQGEAAFFARLHEVEDYLASSRPTAVNLFWALERMRRKAVSMRGRAEPEAIAAALLDEARAIHEEDRQMCRAIGRHGAELLATGQGVLTHCNAGGLATADYGTALAVFFAAHEQGKTLHVFVDETRPLLQGARLTAWELQQRGIDATLICDNMAAQVMREGRVQAVVTGADRIAANGDSANKIGTYGVAVLAAAHNIPFYIAAPSSTFDLSIATGDEIPIEQRDHREITHGFGRQTAPEGIQVYNPAFDVTPARLIAAIICERGVIRPVTREAIAAMLESSEATGSQR, translated from the coding sequence ATGGCACCAGCGGCTTTCACCACGCTGCGTTGGGTTGACGGGCTCGACGGCCATCTCGCGCTGATCGATCAGACCTTGCTCCCGATGCAGTTGACCGAAATCCCCTGCCGCGACGTCGCCACGGTGTGGGAAGCGATCAAATCATTGCGCGTGCGCGGGGCGCCGGCCATCGGCATCGCCGCGGCGTACGGCGTGTGCCTGGGCCTGCAGACCGTCGCAGGGCAGGGCGAAGCCGCTTTCTTCGCCCGGTTGCACGAGGTCGAGGACTATCTCGCCTCGAGCCGGCCCACGGCCGTGAACCTGTTTTGGGCACTGGAGCGCATGCGGCGCAAGGCCGTATCGATGCGCGGCCGGGCCGAGCCCGAGGCGATCGCCGCCGCGCTGCTCGACGAGGCCCGGGCGATCCACGAGGAAGATCGGCAGATGTGCCGGGCCATCGGCCGGCACGGCGCCGAGCTGCTGGCCACAGGGCAGGGCGTGCTCACGCACTGCAACGCCGGCGGCCTGGCGACGGCCGACTACGGCACGGCGCTGGCCGTGTTTTTCGCGGCGCACGAGCAGGGCAAGACGTTGCACGTGTTCGTCGACGAAACGCGGCCGCTCTTGCAAGGCGCGCGGCTCACCGCCTGGGAACTGCAGCAGCGCGGCATCGACGCCACCTTAATCTGCGACAACATGGCGGCGCAAGTGATGCGCGAGGGGCGCGTACAGGCGGTCGTGACCGGCGCCGACCGCATCGCGGCCAACGGCGACTCGGCGAACAAGATCGGCACCTACGGCGTCGCGGTGCTCGCCGCCGCGCACAACATTCCCTTTTACATCGCGGCCCCGTCGAGCACGTTCGACCTTTCGATCGCGACCGGCGACGAGATCCCGATCGAGCAACGCGACCACCGTGAGATTACCCACGGTTTCGGCCGGCAGACCGCTCCCGAGGGCATCCAGGTCTACAACCCGGCGTTCGACGTGACACCGGCCCGGCTGATCGCCGCCATCATCTGCGAGCGCGGCGTCATTCGCCCCGTCACGCGCGAAGCGATTGCCGCGATGCTCGAGTCGAGCGAGGCGACAGGATCGCAACGCTAG
- a CDS encoding DUF1501 domain-containing protein, whose amino-acid sequence MLTIPGRPSRFCDGITRRGFLQIGGLAMGGLSMPELLQAEQVSRGRLGHKAVIMVFLPGGPPHQDMWDLKPDAPAEIRGEFNPISTSVSGIEICELFPRIAQRMDKFAIIRSLYGCDGDHASYQCHSGWPARGPQPAGGHPCVGAVASKLLGPVDRAVPPFVGLAPRMGHMPWANAGEPGFLGPAHGPFKPDGEGRGNMLLNGVSVDRLNDRKAVRMALDRFRSEVDARGMMEGLDAFTQRAFDVLTSSKLLEALDIEREDPALRERYGRGINENKDDGGPRTLDQFLVARRLVSAGVRCVTLAFSRWDWHGGNFAQGRTEMPMLDQALTALVDDLEERGMLDDVSIVVWGEFGRTPRINKDAGRDHWPAVSCALLAGGGMRTGQVIGSTNRLGEVPKDRPVHIQEVLATLYHTIGIDTLNTAIVDRAGRPTFLVDRHEPIRELVG is encoded by the coding sequence ATGCTTACCATCCCCGGTCGTCCTTCACGCTTCTGCGACGGCATTACCCGGCGCGGTTTTCTACAGATCGGCGGGCTCGCCATGGGCGGGCTGTCGATGCCGGAGCTGTTGCAGGCCGAGCAGGTGAGCCGCGGACGGCTGGGTCATAAGGCCGTGATCATGGTCTTTCTGCCGGGAGGGCCCCCCCATCAAGACATGTGGGACCTGAAACCCGACGCCCCGGCCGAGATTCGCGGCGAGTTCAACCCGATTTCGACCAGCGTGTCGGGGATCGAGATTTGCGAACTGTTTCCGCGCATTGCCCAGCGGATGGACAAGTTCGCCATCATCCGGTCGCTCTACGGCTGCGATGGTGATCACGCCTCTTACCAATGTCACAGCGGCTGGCCTGCCCGCGGTCCGCAGCCCGCCGGCGGTCATCCGTGCGTGGGCGCGGTCGCCTCGAAACTGCTGGGACCCGTCGATCGCGCGGTGCCGCCGTTCGTCGGCTTGGCGCCGCGGATGGGTCATATGCCCTGGGCCAATGCCGGCGAGCCGGGGTTCCTGGGCCCCGCGCACGGGCCGTTCAAGCCCGACGGCGAGGGACGGGGAAACATGCTCCTGAACGGCGTCTCGGTCGATCGGCTGAACGATCGCAAGGCCGTGCGGATGGCGCTCGATCGGTTCCGCAGCGAGGTCGATGCCCGGGGGATGATGGAAGGCCTCGATGCGTTCACGCAGCGGGCCTTCGACGTGCTCACCAGCAGCAAGCTGCTCGAGGCGCTCGATATCGAGCGCGAAGACCCGGCGCTGCGCGAGCGCTACGGCCGGGGCATCAACGAAAACAAGGACGACGGCGGCCCGCGAACCCTCGATCAATTCCTCGTCGCGCGTCGCCTGGTATCGGCCGGAGTGCGCTGCGTGACCCTGGCCTTCAGCCGTTGGGACTGGCACGGGGGCAACTTTGCCCAGGGCCGGACCGAGATGCCGATGCTCGATCAGGCCCTGACGGCCTTGGTCGACGACCTGGAAGAGCGCGGCATGCTCGACGACGTGTCGATCGTCGTGTGGGGCGAATTCGGCCGCACGCCGCGGATTAACAAAGACGCGGGCCGCGACCACTGGCCGGCCGTCTCGTGCGCGCTGTTGGCCGGCGGCGGCATGCGGACCGGGCAGGTGATCGGCTCGACGAACCGCCTGGGCGAAGTGCCGAAGGACCGGCCCGTCCACATACAGGAAGTGTTGGCGACGCTCTACCACACGATCGGCATCGACACGCTCAATACGGCGATTGTCGACCGCGCCGGACGCCCGACGTTCTTGGTCGACCGCCACGAACCGATCCGCGAACTGGTCGGCTAA
- a CDS encoding MBL fold metallo-hydrolase has product MLLGDWRIDLVSGGHFRLDGGAMFGVVPKPLWEPLQPPDDRNRIRMAANCLLLRNGQRTILVDTGYGAKNSPRECAIYAIAPGEPLLDSLQAIDVAPEQVDTVVLTHLHFDHAGGATQRTADGRLQPTFPRAKYVVSRREWADAVAQLPELQAAYPTDNFLPLRTAGCLEIVEGASELAPGVRLVPTPGHTRGHQSLVIAAGGETLFYPADLCPQSHHLRHLWCMAFDVEVLETRRLKPQWLGRAADEGWLVVFEHDPDVVAARLARDAKREFQLVEPRATL; this is encoded by the coding sequence TTGCTACTCGGAGATTGGCGGATCGATTTGGTCAGCGGAGGGCATTTTCGCCTCGATGGCGGAGCCATGTTCGGCGTCGTCCCGAAGCCGCTTTGGGAACCCCTCCAACCGCCCGATGACCGCAATCGCATTCGGATGGCGGCCAATTGCCTGCTGTTGCGCAACGGGCAACGGACGATCCTGGTCGACACCGGGTACGGCGCCAAAAACTCACCCCGCGAATGCGCGATCTATGCCATTGCGCCCGGCGAACCTCTGCTGGACAGCCTGCAGGCGATCGACGTCGCCCCCGAACAGGTCGACACCGTCGTCCTGACCCATTTGCATTTCGACCACGCCGGCGGAGCGACCCAACGCACCGCCGACGGTCGATTGCAGCCCACGTTTCCCAGGGCCAAGTATGTCGTCTCGCGGCGCGAATGGGCCGACGCGGTGGCCCAACTGCCCGAGTTGCAGGCCGCTTACCCGACCGACAATTTCCTGCCGCTGCGTACGGCCGGTTGCCTCGAGATCGTCGAGGGGGCCAGCGAGCTTGCCCCGGGAGTGCGCCTGGTGCCAACGCCGGGACATACGCGGGGTCATCAGTCGCTGGTGATCGCTGCCGGCGGCGAGACGCTGTTCTACCCGGCCGACCTCTGTCCGCAGTCGCATCATCTGCGGCATCTGTGGTGCATGGCGTTCGACGTCGAGGTCCTCGAGACGCGTCGCTTGAAGCCGCAGTGGCTGGGACGCGCCGCCGACGAAGGCTGGCTGGTCGTCTTCGAGCACGATCCGGACGTCGTGGCCGCGCGACTGGCGCGCGACGCGAAGCGCGAGTTTCAGCTCGTCGAGCCGCGCGCGACGCTCTAG